From the Syngnathoides biaculeatus isolate LvHL_M chromosome 10, ASM1980259v1, whole genome shotgun sequence genome, one window contains:
- the LOC133507133 gene encoding protein shisa-5-like — protein sequence MKSAVLSVLVLVSCIILFPTSCADNCSSYWDDGGLRRDGRQCGGMYCCGTCSDKYCCAEKTQQLTQEEQDLCHDWPRFEKHTRPGILLGSILGAVIPIIFCVGLITCFVAPCCFLYKKCKKRPNSQQRQNVTSTFVAAPTQPASPPQHSPSHPGYQPVPVWAHYAGPAVPTAPVGPPSYMEAVPPPYSPGVVAPLPDEHLQPPYNPSYGFNP from the exons ATGAAGTCAGCCGTTTTGTCCGTTCTAGTGTTGGTTTCATGCATCATCCTATTTCCAACTTCATGTG CTGACAACTGTTCCAGCTACTGGGACGACGGCGGCCTCCGTCGCGATGGTCGCCAGTGTGGGGGCATGTACTGCTGTGGAACCTGCAGCGATAAATACTGCTGCGctgaaaaaacacaacaattaACTCAAGAGGAGCAGGATCTCTGCCATGACTG GCCTCGCTTTGAGAAGCATACGAGACCTGGCATACTCTTGGGAAGCATCCTTGGCGCAGTCATTCCAATAATCTTCTGCGTAGGTCTCATCACCTGCTTTGTGGCGCCGTGCTGCTTTCTGTACAAAAAGTGCAAGAAACGACCAAACTCGCAGCAGCGTCAAA ACGTGACATCCACCTTTGTCGCCGCACCCACTCAGCCAGCGTCCCCACCCCAACATTCGCCGTCCCACCCTGGCTACCAACCCGTGCCAGTCTGGGCTCATTACGCAGGCCCCGCCGTACCCACAGCACCAGTGGGACCTCCCTCATACATGGAAGCAG TTCCTCCGCCGTACTCGCCAGGGGTTGTGGCGCCACTTCCAGATGAACATTTGCAACCTCCCTACAACCCTTCCTACGGTTTCAACCCCTAA